In Bifidobacterium sp. ESL0775, the following are encoded in one genomic region:
- a CDS encoding EamA family transporter: MGEGLMIYLATSVAKLAFTQLDPLLAAWYRVGFVAVLMMVWRRPFSKAKRSGLPRTPRDWWIVALAGISVMLMNTLFYLGMSNMDMGIAVSIEFVGPLGVAVITGHSWRERLGIVLAAAGVVLLAGVSFANPGKYPHFLLGLIAILIDGAMWGCYIIFGRMVAQRSNPLDSLTVSMFIGWLVQSVFLAVPAVKGVISPKPGATWARGEFGALKLLGVMLVVAIFASFVPYIIDQVIMRRVSSARYSVIQAINPVMALLVGLIIGEIPTLGDLAGVALVIIAVVITFSGHRAPDPETM, encoded by the coding sequence ATGGGCGAGGGCCTGATGATCTATCTGGCCACGTCGGTGGCCAAGCTGGCGTTCACCCAGCTTGACCCGCTGCTTGCGGCCTGGTACCGTGTCGGTTTCGTGGCCGTCCTGATGATGGTCTGGCGCCGCCCGTTTTCGAAGGCGAAACGAAGCGGCCTGCCACGCACCCCCCGCGATTGGTGGATCGTCGCGCTCGCGGGCATTTCCGTGATGCTGATGAACACGCTGTTCTATCTGGGGATGAGCAACATGGACATGGGCATTGCCGTCTCCATCGAATTCGTCGGGCCGCTTGGCGTCGCCGTCATCACCGGCCATAGTTGGCGCGAGCGGCTTGGCATCGTGCTCGCCGCCGCGGGTGTGGTGCTGCTCGCCGGTGTGTCGTTCGCGAACCCCGGCAAATACCCGCATTTCCTGCTGGGCCTCATCGCTATCCTCATCGATGGGGCGATGTGGGGCTGCTATATCATCTTCGGCCGCATGGTAGCCCAGCGCTCGAACCCGCTCGATTCCCTGACGGTGAGCATGTTCATCGGCTGGCTCGTGCAGTCCGTTTTCCTCGCCGTCCCGGCCGTCAAAGGCGTCATCAGCCCCAAGCCGGGCGCGACGTGGGCGCGTGGCGAATTCGGCGCGCTGAAATTGCTTGGAGTGATGTTGGTGGTCGCGATTTTCGCGTCGTTTGTGCCCTACATCATCGACCAGGTCATCATGCGCCGCGTCAGCTCCGCTCGCTATTCCGTCATCCAAGCCATCAATCCGGTCATGGCGCTGCTTGTCGGCTTGATTATCGGTGAGATTCCGACATTGGGCGATTTGGCGGGCGTCGCGCTGGTCATCATCGCCGTGGTGATCACGTTCTCCGGCCATCGTGCACCGGATCCGGAAACGATGTAG
- the rpsI gene encoding 30S ribosomal protein S9, which produces MAENTNNSAVQETEEELTSFTTETNAGAGTGASTIAPGYGTGRRKEAIARVRLVPGSGKWTINGRTLEEFFPSRLQQREVNSPIVLLKLENKFDVIVLVEGGGTTGQAGAIRLGVARALNAIDRDANRAALKKAGFLTRDARVVERKKAGLHKARRAPQFSKR; this is translated from the coding sequence ATGGCTGAAAACACCAACAACTCCGCGGTTCAAGAGACCGAAGAGGAACTTACTTCATTCACTACCGAAACCAACGCCGGTGCTGGCACCGGTGCTTCCACGATCGCCCCGGGCTACGGTACGGGCCGCCGCAAGGAAGCCATCGCCCGCGTGCGCTTGGTTCCCGGTTCCGGCAAGTGGACCATCAACGGCCGCACCCTGGAGGAGTTCTTCCCCTCCCGCCTGCAGCAGCGTGAGGTCAACTCCCCAATCGTTCTGTTGAAGCTTGAGAACAAGTTCGATGTCATCGTCCTCGTTGAGGGCGGCGGCACCACCGGTCAGGCCGGCGCCATCCGCCTCGGCGTGGCCCGTGCGCTGAACGCCATCGACCGCGACGCCAACCGCGCTGCGCTCAAGAAGGCCGGCTTCCTCACCCGCGACGCCCGCGTCGTGGAGCGCAAGAAGGCAGGTCTGCACAAGGCACGTCGTGCGCCTCAGTTCTCGAAGCGTTGA
- a CDS encoding VOC family protein, with protein sequence MMKPMSDFTTDLQHSGMPAKDLDETIEFYTKKLGFELVGIFPNGENRCAFLRYGHLTIETWEGDPVAMKDGAINHWAFDTPDIEAAFENAKALGLELKDEEIQSIPTFWKNGIRYFNIYGPNRETIEFCQIV encoded by the coding sequence ATCATGAAGCCAATGTCGGATTTCACCACGGACCTGCAGCACTCCGGTATGCCAGCCAAGGATTTGGACGAGACGATCGAGTTCTATACCAAGAAGCTCGGCTTTGAGCTGGTCGGCATTTTCCCGAACGGCGAGAACCGTTGCGCGTTCCTGCGTTATGGCCACCTGACCATCGAGACGTGGGAAGGCGATCCGGTGGCGATGAAGGACGGGGCCATCAACCATTGGGCCTTCGACACCCCCGACATCGAGGCCGCGTTCGAAAACGCCAAGGCGCTTGGGCTCGAATTGAAGGACGAGGAGATCCAGTCCATTCCCACCTTCTGGAAGAACGGCATCCGTTATTTCAACATTTATGGTCCTAATCGCGAGACCATCGAATTCTGCCAGATTGTCTGA
- a CDS encoding AbrB family transcriptional regulator — MSETGQDTTSQDQDTAPQDATNAQSNNAADTNDTNDGGANFEPLTNTYEELRHSEDSAELSHFAREPLPPKENQAAFSRATALLEAVAGNQHTPLEDRVFLASTMPFPNILVKLSEDGNDEVRAAVAGNPDDKNWLVGRLTKDKAAVVREAALRNPQASWKMRLEGAENLETSADTLDFLAKLGVEEEPKAPVVLATMVRRAAALNPNCSQATLARLVKDEASDVQHAATGRLAE; from the coding sequence ATGAGCGAAACGGGACAAGACACGACAAGCCAGGATCAAGACACGGCGCCACAGGACGCGACGAACGCACAATCAAACAATGCGGCCGATACGAATGATACGAACGATGGCGGCGCCAATTTCGAGCCACTGACCAACACTTACGAGGAGCTGCGCCATTCAGAGGATTCCGCGGAGCTAAGCCACTTCGCCCGCGAGCCGTTGCCGCCAAAGGAGAACCAGGCCGCCTTCTCCCGTGCCACGGCATTGCTTGAGGCGGTGGCCGGCAACCAGCACACCCCGCTGGAGGACCGAGTTTTCCTGGCCTCCACCATGCCGTTCCCGAACATCCTCGTCAAGCTTTCCGAGGATGGCAACGACGAGGTGCGCGCGGCCGTCGCCGGCAATCCGGACGACAAGAACTGGCTGGTGGGCAGGCTTACCAAGGACAAGGCGGCCGTGGTGCGCGAGGCCGCGTTGCGCAACCCGCAGGCCTCTTGGAAGATGCGCCTCGAGGGCGCGGAAAACCTGGAGACTTCCGCCGACACGCTCGATTTCCTCGCCAAGCTCGGCGTCGAGGAGGAGCCGAAGGCCCCCGTGGTGTTGGCGACGATGGTTCGTCGTGCGGCGGCGCTCAATCCCAACTGCTCCCAGGCCACGCTGGCCCGGCTCGTCAAAGACGAGGCGAGCGACGTCCAGCACGCCGCGACCGGCCGGTTGGCGGAGTAG
- the rplM gene encoding 50S ribosomal protein L13, which produces MKTFTPKPADLTHDWYIIDATDVVLGKLATRAALLLRGKNKPTFAPNADLGDHVIIINAEKIALTGKKMDKVLYAHSGRPGGLRADSYADLLKRNPERIIREAVKGMMPKNRLSKVELDRLHVFAGPDHPHTPQKPQPIEIAAVSQQAK; this is translated from the coding sequence GTGAAAACTTTCACACCGAAGCCAGCTGATCTGACTCACGACTGGTACATCATTGACGCCACCGACGTGGTGCTGGGCAAGCTTGCAACCAGGGCAGCGCTTTTGCTGCGCGGCAAGAACAAGCCGACCTTCGCTCCGAACGCCGATCTGGGCGATCACGTGATCATCATCAACGCTGAAAAGATCGCGTTGACTGGCAAGAAGATGGACAAGGTGCTCTATGCGCACTCCGGTCGTCCTGGCGGCCTCCGAGCCGACAGCTACGCCGATTTGCTCAAGCGCAACCCTGAGCGCATCATCCGCGAAGCGGTCAAGGGCATGATGCCGAAGAACCGTCTGTCCAAGGTCGAGCTCGATCGTCTCCACGTTTTCGCTGGTCCCGATCACCCGCACACCCCGCAGAAGCCCCAGCCGATTGAGATCGCTGCGGTTTCGCAGCAGGCCAAGTGA
- a CDS encoding amino acid permease has protein sequence MNLFRTKSVEQTLAETATGDRKLVRNLGAWDLAVMGVAVAVGAGIFSVGAQAIAFHAGPAAIISFLIAGIICAAAVMCYAEFASMIPAAGSAYTFTYTTVGELMAWVIGWDLILEMLMASSVIAKYWSVYLNDFLHLIGFNSSTEINFGWFTFDWAPLIVVAFFTVLLVFGTKIGARVDGAFTILKIGIVVFVVIVGFFYIKPSNYVPFIPPSQPASSVPGAASNGIMTQPLFQWIIGQQPTIYGISGIISGAALVFFAFIGFDAVATVSEETKDPARNVPLGLGLGMVLVIVMYVLVTVVTTGMVSYKDLAKAKDPSLATGFELVGATWAAKIISFAIVLGLTTVVMVMLLSLTRVVFAMSRDGLLPRGLSKVGKHGTPAKLQIAASVLVAFVASCFNINVLSDMINIGTLSAFTLVAISVPIMRKKRPDLHRSFKIPGNPWIPILIAIANLWLMLNLSVLTWIRFVVWLLIGFCIYFGYSYKHSRLGNGELDADLNKVKAARAEQAKVEKTVAGEAGTAKAETAKAEPGE, from the coding sequence ATGAATCTGTTCAGAACGAAGTCAGTGGAGCAGACGCTCGCCGAAACCGCCACCGGTGACCGCAAACTGGTGCGCAATCTTGGGGCTTGGGACCTCGCCGTCATGGGCGTGGCCGTCGCCGTGGGCGCTGGCATCTTCTCCGTCGGCGCGCAGGCCATCGCCTTCCACGCCGGCCCCGCCGCCATCATCAGCTTCCTCATCGCCGGCATCATCTGCGCGGCGGCCGTGATGTGCTATGCCGAGTTCGCCTCGATGATCCCCGCGGCCGGTTCGGCCTATACCTTCACCTACACCACAGTGGGCGAGCTGATGGCATGGGTCATCGGCTGGGACCTCATCCTCGAGATGCTCATGGCCAGCTCGGTGATCGCCAAATACTGGAGCGTCTACCTCAACGATTTCCTCCACCTCATCGGCTTCAACTCGAGCACCGAGATCAATTTCGGCTGGTTCACCTTCGATTGGGCCCCGCTGATCGTCGTCGCGTTTTTCACTGTCTTGCTCGTATTCGGCACCAAGATCGGCGCCCGCGTCGACGGCGCGTTCACGATTCTCAAGATCGGCATCGTCGTCTTCGTGGTCATCGTCGGCTTCTTCTATATCAAACCGTCCAACTATGTTCCGTTCATCCCGCCATCCCAGCCCGCCAGTTCGGTGCCGGGGGCCGCGTCCAACGGCATCATGACCCAGCCGCTCTTCCAATGGATTATCGGACAACAACCCACGATCTACGGCATCTCCGGCATCATCTCCGGCGCCGCCCTCGTCTTCTTCGCGTTCATCGGCTTCGATGCGGTCGCCACCGTCAGCGAGGAGACCAAGGACCCCGCGCGCAACGTGCCGCTCGGCCTCGGCCTGGGCATGGTGCTTGTCATCGTCATGTACGTCCTCGTCACCGTCGTCACCACCGGCATGGTCTCCTACAAAGACCTCGCCAAAGCCAAGGACCCGTCGCTGGCCACCGGTTTCGAGCTGGTCGGCGCCACATGGGCCGCCAAGATCATCTCCTTCGCCATCGTGCTGGGCTTGACGACCGTGGTCATGGTCATGCTGCTCTCCCTGACCCGCGTGGTCTTCGCAATGAGCCGTGACGGCCTGCTTCCGCGTGGCCTCTCCAAGGTCGGTAAGCACGGCACGCCCGCCAAGCTGCAGATCGCCGCCAGCGTCCTGGTCGCCTTCGTCGCCTCCTGCTTCAACATCAACGTCCTTTCCGACATGATCAACATCGGCACGCTTTCGGCCTTCACCCTGGTCGCGATTTCGGTGCCGATCATGCGCAAGAAGCGTCCCGACCTGCACCGTTCGTTCAAGATTCCCGGCAATCCGTGGATCCCGATCCTCATCGCCATCGCGAACCTCTGGCTGATGCTCAATCTTTCGGTGCTTACTTGGATCCGTTTCGTGGTCTGGCTGTTGATTGGCTTCTGCATCTACTTCGGCTACTCCTACAAGCATTCCCGTCTGGGCAATGGCGAGCTCGATGCCGACCTCAACAAGGTGAAGGCCGCGAGGGCCGAGCAAGCCAAGGTCGAGAAAACCGTGGCTGGGGAAGCCGGGACGGCCAAAGCGGAAACAGCCAAGGCCGAACCTGGCGAATGA
- a CDS encoding YigZ family protein — MEGFSTLSDPVETPAHDSFIERKSEFIGDACHIQTLDEALAFVQSVRDQNPKARHVAFAAILGAANGAAKERMSDDGEPSGTAGKPILDVIRMGRLTDCVITVTRYFGGILLGSGGLIRAYSTAASMAVKAARVVSIVPMRHYEVVLEYPWLGRFEQLLAGVGGQEEKRDFTDRVVVRFHVPRSKSESFEERIREAFNARARLTHL; from the coding sequence ATCGAGGGCTTTTCGACGCTCTCCGATCCCGTCGAGACTCCCGCGCACGATTCGTTCATCGAGAGGAAGTCCGAGTTCATCGGCGACGCCTGCCATATCCAGACATTGGACGAGGCGCTCGCGTTCGTGCAATCCGTCCGCGACCAGAACCCGAAGGCGCGTCACGTCGCTTTCGCCGCGATTCTGGGGGCCGCCAACGGTGCCGCCAAGGAGCGGATGAGCGATGACGGCGAGCCGAGCGGCACCGCCGGCAAGCCGATTCTCGACGTGATCCGCATGGGCAGGCTCACTGATTGCGTCATCACCGTCACCCGCTATTTCGGCGGCATTCTGCTTGGATCCGGTGGCCTCATCCGCGCGTATTCCACGGCCGCGTCGATGGCGGTGAAGGCGGCTCGTGTCGTCAGCATCGTGCCGATGCGGCATTATGAAGTCGTGCTGGAATACCCATGGCTTGGCCGCTTCGAGCAGCTGTTGGCTGGCGTGGGTGGCCAAGAGGAAAAGCGAGATTTCACCGATCGGGTCGTCGTAAGGTTCCATGTTCCGCGATCGAAGTCCGAAAGTTTCGAGGAACGGATTCGCGAAGCGTTCAATGCTCGTGCGAGGTTGACCCACCTGTGA
- the rpmG gene encoding 50S ribosomal protein L33 produces MASKSAAVRPGITLACTVCKERNYITTKNRRNTPDRLELKKFCPRCGKETVHRETR; encoded by the coding sequence ATGGCAAGCAAGAGCGCAGCAGTCCGTCCGGGCATCACGCTGGCATGCACGGTGTGCAAAGAGCGTAACTACATCACGACCAAGAATCGTCGCAACACGCCGGATCGTCTCGAACTGAAGAAGTTCTGCCCGCGTTGTGGCAAGGAAACCGTGCACCGCGAGACTCGTTGA
- the fdxA gene encoding ferredoxin, which produces MAYVIAQPCIDVKDKACVDECPVDCIYEGERTLYINPNECVDCGACEPVCPTEAIFYEDDVPEEWAWYKDAAVTYFNDIGDLGGAQAAGPSGKDEARIAALPPQNQD; this is translated from the coding sequence ATGGCTTATGTGATTGCTCAGCCCTGCATCGACGTCAAGGACAAGGCGTGCGTCGACGAATGCCCGGTCGACTGCATCTATGAGGGTGAGCGCACGCTCTATATCAACCCCAACGAATGCGTGGATTGCGGCGCCTGCGAGCCCGTGTGTCCCACCGAGGCGATCTTCTACGAGGACGACGTTCCCGAGGAATGGGCGTGGTACAAGGATGCCGCTGTGACCTATTTCAACGATATCGGTGATCTGGGTGGTGCCCAGGCCGCTGGTCCGTCCGGCAAGGACGAGGCCCGCATCGCCGCCCTGCCCCCGCAGAATCAGGACTGA
- a CDS encoding UDP-N-acetylmuramate dehydrogenase has product MTTHADSLKTTTPTLAQLTTIGVGGAVGRFIEPQSEEEFIAAVRDADAAGSPLLVIGGGSNLLIADEPFHGVVVRDKRQGISVLDDDAHAGANASVVAIVAQAGVNWDDFVDFCVVSGFSGVEGLSGVPGSVGASVVQNIGAYGQEVASTVSSVRIFDRESGSIRQLDRDDMRFGYRSSALKSSMYSAPAVPSGDYFPTPRYVVLSVTFALRRNGTDEVAFGQLAKALGVAVGERMPIADIRRAVLKVRAAKGMLEDPGRYLLPLMRGCKNFHIVADALSANSLASREQPANMNDEAGSQPNLNRHSCGSFFMNPILTKAQAEKLPPDAPRFDATLPDGEPGVKTSAAWLIDHAGFHKGYKVRPDAKAGLSTLHTLALTNRGGAKASDVAELARAIQNGVEAKFGIRLVPEPVVVGMDLR; this is encoded by the coding sequence ATGACCACGCATGCAGACTCGTTAAAAACGACAACCCCCACATTGGCGCAATTGACCACCATTGGCGTGGGCGGAGCCGTTGGCCGCTTCATCGAGCCGCAAAGCGAAGAGGAATTCATCGCCGCTGTGCGTGATGCCGATGCCGCGGGATCGCCGCTTTTGGTGATTGGCGGCGGATCGAACCTGTTGATCGCCGATGAGCCGTTCCATGGCGTCGTGGTACGCGATAAGCGGCAGGGCATTTCCGTGTTGGACGACGATGCCCATGCCGGTGCGAACGCCAGTGTCGTCGCCATCGTGGCCCAGGCGGGTGTGAACTGGGACGATTTCGTGGACTTTTGCGTGGTTTCCGGTTTCTCCGGGGTGGAAGGGCTTTCCGGTGTTCCTGGTTCCGTCGGGGCTTCGGTGGTGCAAAACATCGGCGCCTACGGCCAGGAGGTCGCCTCAACCGTGTCTTCGGTCCGCATTTTCGATCGCGAAAGTGGCAGTATACGCCAGCTTGATCGTGACGATATGCGTTTTGGATACCGTAGTTCGGCTCTGAAGTCCAGCATGTATAGCGCTCCGGCGGTTCCGTCCGGCGACTATTTTCCGACACCGCGCTATGTGGTGCTTTCGGTCACTTTTGCATTGCGGCGCAACGGGACCGACGAGGTCGCGTTCGGCCAGCTGGCCAAGGCCCTCGGCGTTGCAGTGGGGGAGCGGATGCCGATTGCCGACATTCGTCGGGCCGTGCTCAAGGTGCGTGCCGCCAAAGGCATGTTGGAGGACCCGGGCCGATACCTGTTGCCATTGATGCGCGGCTGCAAGAATTTCCATATCGTTGCCGATGCGTTGTCGGCGAATTCGTTGGCGAGTCGTGAGCAACCGGCCAACATGAATGATGAAGCCGGATCGCAGCCGAACCTCAACCGCCACAGTTGCGGTAGCTTCTTCATGAACCCGATATTGACCAAGGCCCAGGCAGAAAAGCTTCCGCCAGACGCCCCGCGTTTCGACGCGACCTTGCCCGACGGCGAACCTGGTGTCAAGACCTCGGCCGCGTGGCTGATCGACCATGCCGGTTTCCACAAGGGTTACAAGGTGCGCCCCGACGCCAAAGCCGGCCTCTCGACCTTGCACACGCTCGCCCTGACCAACCGTGGCGGCGCCAAGGCCAGCGATGTCGCCGAGCTGGCGCGTGCCATCCAGAACGGCGTGGAGGCGAAATTCGGCATCCGCTTGGTTCCCGAGCCTGTGGTCGTCGGCATGGATCTGCGGTGA
- the dapC gene encoding succinyldiaminopimelate transaminase: MGFYRFDSPYDWNRVAPYKETAKKAPGGMVDLSVGSPVDPVPASVQRALAGSTDLPNAHGYPTVAGTGTLRKAVEEWFRVNRGVDFDAINADFVPTVGSKEAVALMASLLHFGPGDVIVQPEVSYPTYDIGTQLAGAKTYKAADIADVNSWRSIPGVKAIWVNSPCNPTGEVLLAAQLHDIVAAAREIGAVVLSDECYGLLTWTGENGVAPTPAPCMLQPDVCDGSAEGILVLYSLSKQSNMAGYRTALIAGDPELVRPMTVYRKQIGEIIPGPIQAAMAVALGDSEAVKTQRARYAKRLHQLVDGLCAYGYDAHMPQGALYVWVRAKSDDCWQDMADLARLGIIASPGEFYGAPAYLRFSATATDTSIAEVVSRLRG, encoded by the coding sequence ATGGGTTTCTACAGGTTTGATTCTCCATACGATTGGAATCGTGTCGCGCCTTATAAGGAAACGGCGAAGAAGGCTCCCGGCGGCATGGTCGACCTCTCCGTCGGCTCGCCGGTCGATCCGGTGCCGGCCAGCGTGCAGCGGGCGCTCGCGGGCTCGACGGATCTGCCCAATGCCCATGGTTATCCGACGGTCGCTGGAACCGGGACCTTGCGCAAAGCCGTGGAAGAATGGTTCCGTGTCAACCGCGGGGTAGATTTCGACGCGATCAACGCCGATTTCGTCCCCACGGTCGGCTCCAAGGAAGCCGTCGCGCTGATGGCCTCGCTGCTCCATTTCGGCCCGGGTGATGTCATCGTGCAACCCGAGGTGTCATACCCCACGTACGATATCGGCACGCAACTGGCCGGAGCCAAGACCTACAAGGCCGCCGACATCGCCGACGTCAACTCGTGGCGCTCCATTCCCGGTGTCAAAGCCATTTGGGTCAATTCCCCCTGCAACCCCACTGGTGAGGTCCTCTTGGCCGCGCAGCTTCACGACATCGTCGCTGCGGCCCGCGAGATCGGTGCGGTGGTTCTTTCCGACGAATGCTACGGCCTGCTGACATGGACGGGAGAGAATGGAGTGGCACCCACCCCGGCTCCGTGCATGCTGCAACCTGACGTCTGCGACGGCAGCGCCGAGGGCATTCTCGTGCTCTACTCGTTGAGCAAGCAGTCGAACATGGCCGGCTACCGCACCGCGCTCATCGCCGGCGACCCCGAGCTTGTCCGCCCGATGACCGTCTACCGCAAGCAGATTGGCGAGATCATTCCCGGTCCGATCCAGGCCGCGATGGCCGTGGCGTTGGGTGATTCCGAGGCGGTCAAAACGCAGCGCGCCCGTTATGCCAAACGCTTGCATCAACTGGTCGACGGCCTGTGCGCATACGGTTACGACGCGCACATGCCCCAGGGCGCCCTCTACGTCTGGGTTCGCGCCAAAAGCGACGATTGCTGGCAGGACATGGCCGACCTCGCGCGCCTAGGCATCATCGCCAGCCCCGGCGAGTTCTACGGTGCCCCCGCCTACCTGCGTTTCTCCGCCACCGCCACTGACACATCGATCGCCGAGGTCGTCTCCCGCCTTCGTGGCTGA
- the dinB gene encoding DNA polymerase IV: MSTAPRNAAAKRDWGHDETGCTVLHIDMDAFYASLEIARHPELRGRPVIIGWPGPRSVVSAANYEARKYGVNSAMPMVRARQLCPGGAYVRVDMTYYRMMSKRIFDEVFRQVTDQIEQVSVDEGYMDVSSALLRWKSPSVIGAWIRAQVAARFSITCSVGIAANKLVAKMASTNAKPDGMLLIPKARHAEFVQMMPLRGIPGIGPSLEKRLNEWGVKTVADLADMDETALLQATRSKITAHNLYLAARGQDERPIVTHAPEKSIGAEITFEHDTRNFEEVRELLHHCSNEVTHALRQKGLVARTVNVKLRFADMSYSTKAHTLERPIDTTAAMYPESVALLKAMLGMPADAADDTPLPREVRLAGVSASSLSDKDETPVQLTIDDLLGDSAGPGNQGDQDHSNDDLSAVGNGDDSHGDSDSNVKRGKTDNAARGDDAHGNDNNNEERIRSAETVLDAVRERYGTGAATLGLEHVDWKAKQIAGNSKPES, translated from the coding sequence ATGAGCACAGCACCAAGGAACGCCGCCGCGAAACGCGACTGGGGTCACGACGAGACCGGTTGCACGGTGCTGCATATCGACATGGACGCCTTCTACGCCTCACTGGAAATCGCGCGGCATCCGGAGCTAAGAGGCCGGCCCGTCATCATCGGCTGGCCAGGGCCACGAAGCGTGGTGTCGGCGGCCAATTACGAGGCACGAAAATACGGTGTCAATTCGGCGATGCCAATGGTACGGGCGCGGCAGCTCTGCCCCGGCGGTGCGTACGTGCGGGTCGACATGACCTACTACCGGATGATGTCGAAGCGGATTTTCGACGAGGTGTTCAGGCAGGTCACCGACCAGATCGAGCAGGTCTCCGTCGACGAGGGTTATATGGACGTCTCAAGTGCGTTGCTGCGCTGGAAGTCGCCGAGCGTCATCGGGGCTTGGATTCGCGCGCAGGTCGCGGCGCGGTTCAGCATCACCTGTTCGGTGGGTATCGCGGCCAACAAACTGGTGGCGAAAATGGCCTCGACCAACGCCAAGCCTGACGGGATGCTACTGATCCCCAAGGCGCGGCACGCCGAATTCGTGCAGATGATGCCATTGCGAGGAATTCCTGGCATCGGGCCATCGCTGGAAAAGCGGCTCAACGAATGGGGCGTCAAGACCGTGGCCGACCTGGCCGATATGGACGAGACCGCACTGCTGCAGGCGACGCGCTCGAAAATCACCGCGCATAACCTCTATCTCGCCGCCCGCGGGCAGGACGAACGGCCCATCGTCACCCACGCGCCAGAGAAATCCATCGGAGCGGAAATCACCTTTGAGCACGACACACGCAATTTCGAGGAGGTGCGGGAGCTCCTGCACCACTGCAGCAATGAGGTCACACACGCCTTGCGGCAGAAGGGGTTGGTGGCGCGCACCGTGAACGTGAAGCTGCGGTTCGCCGACATGAGCTACTCCACCAAGGCGCACACGCTCGAACGGCCCATCGACACCACAGCGGCGATGTATCCCGAATCCGTGGCGCTTTTGAAGGCCATGCTCGGGATGCCGGCGGACGCCGCCGACGACACTCCCCTGCCGCGCGAGGTGCGTCTGGCCGGTGTCAGCGCCAGCTCGTTGAGCGACAAGGACGAGACCCCAGTGCAGCTGACCATCGACGATTTGCTGGGCGATTCTGCTGGGCCTGGTAATCAGGGCGACCAAGACCACAGCAACGACGATCTCAGCGCAGTCGGCAATGGCGACGATAGCCATGGCGACAGTGACAGCAACGTCAAACGCGGCAAGACAGATAACGCCGCCCGCGGCGATGACGCTCACGGAAATGACAACAATAACGAGGAACGTATCCGCAGCGCCGAAACCGTGCTCGACGCCGTCCGCGAACGCTATGGCACAGGCGCGGCCACCCTCGGCTTGGAGCACGTCGACTGGAAGGCCAAGCAGATCGCCGGCAACAGCAAACCCGAGTCCTGA